Proteins encoded by one window of Sardina pilchardus chromosome 7, fSarPil1.1, whole genome shotgun sequence:
- the tac3a gene encoding tachykinin-3a → MIRGLLLVVFFLVTDPPFCQSSCIEVEAQRPSSDDAPSFRNPPRELLKRYNDLDYDSFVGLMGRRSTDTEEIPSPLKREMHDIFVGLMGRRSSDTGTGRPWRKDYPGTRGIFFSKCKQRFRRGL, encoded by the exons ATGATTCGAGGATTACTGCTGGTGGTATTTTTTCTCGTCACTGATCCCCCCTTCTGTCAGTCAAGCTGCATAGAGGTCGAGGCACAGAGACCGAGTTCCGAT GACGCTCCAAGCTTTCGCAACCCTCCGCGGGAGTTATTGAAGAGATATAACGACTTAGACTATGACAGCTTCGTGGGTTTAATGGGTCGTAGGAGCACCG ACACTGAAGAAATACCATCCCCACTCAAAA GAGAAATGCATGATATTTTTGTTGGACTAATGGGTCGCAGGAGTTCTGACACAG GAACCGGACGTCCCTGGAGAAAGGACTACCCAGGAACAAGAGGCATCTTCTTCAGCAAATGCAAGCAGAG GTTTCGTCGTGGATTATAG